The window CAACGACAACAGCTGATACACCTAACCACACGTTTCCCCGTTTGGCACTGTTCTCATTCATCTGTTACTCCCCCTCATCCAATCTATAAGCATATTTTAACAGTTATCGATCATATAAAAAAAGGCTGCTGCAATGGCAGCAACCCTAGCGTTTCTAACTATTAAAAGAAATTAAATTTTCCTTTTTTCAGTACAAGTCCAGGTCCGCCAATCATGAACAGAGCACGGTTATCAACGACCTTTTTCATAAAAGCAGCTTTAGAACCTGTAATCTTCTTGCCGAATACAACACCCACTCCATCATCATGACCAAGTGAACAAACAGTACCTTTATCATCAAATTTAAACTCTTGAAGATTTCCTTTTCCGCGAACAAGAGTCACAAGATTATTAGCACATAGTTCACCTTGCTGCATAGAAATTTGTGCAGTTGGAGGATATGGACGATTAATTTCTTCATTGATCATAAGTGCACAGTCACCAATGATAAATACGTCATTATGTCCAGGAGCCGAAAGTGTTTTTTCAACTTTTACACGGCCTCTCATTGCTTCAAAGCCAGATTCCTCAACAATAGAATTTCCTCTTACACCAGCAGCCCAAACAACTGTTTTCGCTTTAATTTCTTCAACATCATTTTCACCTTTCGCAACGATAAAGCCATCAGGTGTACATTCTTTAATCGCTGTTCCGATCTTGAATTCAACACCTTTTCTTTCAAGATGAGAAACCGCGTAATCAACTAGCTCAGGATCAAATCCAGGTAAAGCAGTTGGTGCAGCCTCTACACAAATAATTTTTACTTTATGGTAATCGATATCGTATTCTTTACAAAGATCAGGCACACGGTTTGCTAATTCACCTAAGAATTCTATTCCGGTAAATCCAGCTCCCCCAACTACAATTCTAAGGCGGGTGTCGTCTTTTTCTGCTTCGTTGTTGTAAGTAGCAAATTGGTACTCAATATGTTCTCTAAGCTGTCTGGCAGAGTTGACATTAGAAATCATGAAAGCGTATTCATGCAGACCTTTGATTCCAAATGTTTCTGGCTCAGCACCCAGGGCAACAACTAGATAATCGTATGATAATTCCTGTCCTTCAAGGACAACTTTTTTATCAGCTGTGCTGATTTTTTGCACCGTGTCTTGAATAAATGTTACTTTATTTTTGTCAATAACGCTTGCAACGTCATAGCGGACTTTATCATGATGTAGAGTTCCAGCAGATGCTTCATGTAGCCATGTAGTTTCATAATGGTAATCATTTTTGTTTACTAAAAAAATCTCTGCTTCATTTACTCCTAGTTGCTTTTGAAGACGAGTGGCTACCATGAGTCCACCGTATCCAGCCCCTAGAATAACAATATTAGGCTTTTTCAACAGTA of the Bacillus oleivorans genome contains:
- a CDS encoding NAD(P)/FAD-dependent oxidoreductase, translated to MILLKKPNIVILGAGYGGLMVATRLQKQLGVNEAEIFLVNKNDYHYETTWLHEASAGTLHHDKVRYDVASVIDKNKVTFIQDTVQKISTADKKVVLEGQELSYDYLVVALGAEPETFGIKGLHEYAFMISNVNSARQLREHIEYQFATYNNEAEKDDTRLRIVVGGAGFTGIEFLGELANRVPDLCKEYDIDYHKVKIICVEAAPTALPGFDPELVDYAVSHLERKGVEFKIGTAIKECTPDGFIVAKGENDVEEIKAKTVVWAAGVRGNSIVEESGFEAMRGRVKVEKTLSAPGHNDVFIIGDCALMINEEINRPYPPTAQISMQQGELCANNLVTLVRGKGNLQEFKFDDKGTVCSLGHDDGVGVVFGKKITGSKAAFMKKVVDNRALFMIGGPGLVLKKGKFNFF